A single window of Gimesia chilikensis DNA harbors:
- a CDS encoding HEAT repeat domain-containing protein, which yields MAGNESQLTDWISQLDSSDGEIRQSARHQLVQAGSDAVPALINALHHSSETMRWEAAKALGEIRDPAAVEPLIEILADDDSVRFVAASALIGMNNDSVPALLRALINEPARFRDGGCFVLHHLASDDEKLREPLTPVVEALMSLDSSLLVPVESEKALSKLK from the coding sequence ATGGCAGGCAACGAAAGTCAACTCACAGACTGGATTTCTCAGCTCGACAGCTCTGATGGAGAGATCAGACAGTCAGCGCGTCATCAATTAGTTCAAGCAGGATCAGATGCGGTCCCGGCTTTGATCAATGCGCTGCATCATTCTTCCGAAACAATGCGCTGGGAGGCAGCCAAGGCGCTGGGGGAAATCAGAGACCCTGCTGCAGTCGAACCATTGATCGAGATCCTGGCAGACGACGACAGTGTGAGGTTTGTTGCTGCTTCTGCTTTAATTGGAATGAATAACGATTCTGTGCCTGCCCTCTTACGTGCGCTGATTAATGAACCAGCCCGGTTCCGGGACGGTGGTTGTTTTGTGTTGCATCATCTGGCATCAGATGACGAAAAACTACGTGAGCCGTTGACCCCTGTGGTTGAAGCGCTGATGTCGCTTGATTCGTCTCTGCTGGTTCCGGTTGAATCCGAAAAGGCTCTTTCAAAGCTGAAGTAG
- a CDS encoding SDR family NAD(P)-dependent oxidoreductase has translation MSVTVGDAQNYVILGSTGSVGSELSQRLVKAGQKVMLGGRDQEKLNRLSTELDSPTCRIEATQPQTIDECLKQAEANLGSVDGVVNCIGSVLLKPAHLTSDEEWAQTLSVNLTSAFITVRSAAQVMRKNGGSVVLISSAAARAGIANHEAIAAAKAGIAGLTLSAAATYASRGIRVNAVAPGLVKSNMTRHLWESEAAEATSISMHALDRLGEPADVASLIEWLVNPENSWMTGQILGIDGGLASVIPRPRQKSG, from the coding sequence ATGTCTGTTACTGTTGGCGATGCACAAAACTATGTGATACTGGGATCAACTGGATCCGTAGGATCTGAACTCAGCCAACGACTGGTTAAAGCCGGACAGAAAGTGATGCTGGGGGGGCGTGATCAGGAGAAACTGAACCGATTATCCACGGAACTGGACTCTCCTACATGCAGAATTGAAGCCACTCAGCCGCAGACCATTGATGAATGCCTGAAACAGGCAGAAGCGAATCTTGGAAGTGTCGACGGCGTTGTGAACTGTATTGGTTCTGTGTTGTTGAAACCCGCTCACCTGACCTCAGATGAGGAATGGGCTCAAACGCTTTCCGTGAATCTGACATCCGCTTTCATAACAGTTCGGAGTGCTGCTCAGGTCATGCGTAAGAATGGTGGCTCGGTTGTTTTGATCTCATCCGCTGCAGCCCGAGCTGGAATCGCAAACCATGAAGCCATTGCTGCTGCCAAGGCTGGGATAGCCGGTTTAACCCTGTCAGCAGCCGCTACCTATGCCAGCCGAGGGATTCGAGTCAATGCCGTGGCTCCCGGTCTGGTCAAATCGAATATGACTCGTCATTTGTGGGAGTCAGAAGCAGCGGAAGCGACTTCGATTTCGATGCATGCCCTGGATCGACTGGGGGAGCCAGCTGATGTCGCTTCGCTGATAGAATGGCTGGTGAACCCGGAGAACAGTTGGATGACGGGTCAGATTCTGGGAATCGATGGTGGGTTGGCTTCTGTGATTCCACGACCGAGACAGAAGAGTGGTTGA
- a CDS encoding Nramp family divalent metal transporter — MSNNNSPQSARITGDLAPWSEEDLPAPPPFSIRNLFRTIGPGAILLAGSIGGGEWLIGPTITVKYGMSILWIATVAIALQLLFNLEAIRYTLYTGEPILVGIMRLRPGSKFWASGYIFATVAQLGVPALAAGCASVLFATFAGRIAGDGDATALHLLTYLVIAITVAILLSGKTIERMLEYFSWVMITFIFSFLITVNLLFVPFSHWLKTLSGFVQFGSLPANLDPLLLATFAATAGSGGIGNLVITNWYRDKGFGMGAKVGSITSAFSHSEMQLSPVGKVFPLTEENLNHWRSWWKYVSADQVWLWGLGCLVGMFLNVNLATAVIPENTNMEHLAAGAFQARFMAEQLWTGFWWLALLNGFWVLMSTHLSNTDVLIRTVTDIVWVASPQLRERRKMSVSRLYYLFLMIATVWGLFAVHWGHAISLFKILGAVAGPVLAVAAVQILIINTKLLPQQLRPPIWRRAALIVCAICYGSLSAAFIWDLYLSLK, encoded by the coding sequence ATGAGCAACAACAATAGTCCTCAATCTGCAAGGATCACTGGCGATCTCGCTCCCTGGAGCGAAGAGGATCTGCCAGCCCCACCTCCTTTTTCAATTCGCAATCTGTTTCGTACGATCGGCCCGGGGGCCATCCTGCTCGCTGGTTCCATTGGTGGTGGCGAGTGGCTGATTGGTCCTACGATAACTGTCAAATACGGTATGAGTATTCTCTGGATTGCGACAGTCGCGATTGCTCTTCAGCTTTTATTTAATCTGGAGGCAATTCGTTACACACTCTATACCGGAGAACCCATTCTGGTAGGTATTATGCGTTTGCGTCCCGGATCTAAGTTCTGGGCGAGTGGTTACATCTTTGCTACCGTAGCGCAACTGGGAGTGCCGGCTCTGGCAGCCGGATGCGCCTCAGTCCTCTTCGCAACCTTTGCCGGTCGGATTGCCGGTGACGGAGATGCGACGGCACTTCATCTGCTGACATACCTGGTAATTGCAATTACGGTAGCTATTCTACTCTCTGGAAAAACAATTGAGCGAATGCTGGAGTACTTTTCCTGGGTGATGATTACCTTCATCTTTTCCTTTCTGATTACCGTCAACCTGCTGTTTGTTCCCTTCTCACACTGGTTAAAAACACTCTCTGGATTTGTCCAGTTTGGCTCGCTCCCTGCCAATCTGGATCCGCTTCTTTTAGCCACGTTTGCAGCAACAGCTGGCTCCGGGGGCATCGGTAATCTGGTAATAACCAACTGGTATCGCGATAAAGGCTTCGGCATGGGCGCCAAAGTCGGATCGATTACCAGTGCTTTCAGCCACAGTGAAATGCAGCTCTCACCAGTCGGAAAAGTGTTTCCCCTCACTGAGGAAAACCTGAATCACTGGCGTTCCTGGTGGAAATACGTCTCCGCAGACCAGGTCTGGCTCTGGGGGCTGGGTTGCCTGGTCGGCATGTTTCTGAATGTGAATCTCGCAACCGCAGTCATTCCGGAAAACACTAATATGGAGCATCTGGCTGCGGGAGCATTTCAGGCACGTTTCATGGCAGAACAACTCTGGACTGGTTTCTGGTGGTTGGCCCTGTTGAACGGATTCTGGGTGTTGATGTCAACTCACCTCAGTAACACCGATGTGCTCATTCGAACGGTAACGGATATCGTCTGGGTAGCCAGCCCCCAGTTGCGGGAACGTCGTAAGATGAGTGTCAGTCGGCTCTATTATCTATTCCTGATGATAGCCACAGTCTGGGGTCTGTTTGCCGTACACTGGGGACACGCAATTTCCCTGTTTAAAATCCTGGGCGCTGTAGCAGGTCCTGTCCTGGCTGTTGCGGCGGTTCAGATCCTGATTATCAACACAAAACTACTGCCACAACAACTTCGGCCCCCCATCTGGCGACGTGCTGCCCTGATTGTCTGTGCTATCTGCTATGGCAGTCTGTCTGCTGCGTTCATCTGGGACTTGTATTTGTCTCTTAAATGA
- a CDS encoding cytochrome c: MPVEPDMHEFMEYVFQPTYKRLKQSIATEPENRKAWKSIKSDALILAEGGNLLLLHELKDNGTSWNTHSVNVRKEGGLLYKAAKARDFKVARKHYEAMLKNCNACHQDFADGEHQLAP, translated from the coding sequence GTGCCCGTTGAACCCGATATGCACGAATTCATGGAATATGTCTTCCAGCCGACCTACAAACGGCTTAAGCAGTCCATCGCGACAGAACCTGAAAACCGCAAGGCCTGGAAATCCATCAAATCAGATGCCCTGATCCTGGCTGAAGGTGGGAATTTATTGCTTCTGCATGAGTTGAAAGATAACGGCACCAGTTGGAATACACACAGCGTGAATGTTCGTAAGGAAGGTGGACTGCTTTATAAAGCAGCGAAAGCCAGAGACTTCAAAGTTGCTCGCAAGCATTACGAGGCCATGCTGAAAAACTGCAACGCCTGCCACCAGGATTTTGCAGATGGCGAACATCAGCTGGCTCCTTAA
- a CDS encoding outer membrane protein assembly factor BamB family protein — MFLFFFITTRGQASDPNPFLPSGVEDRGWPDVRGADFDAHSPEINLADNWSEEGPPVLWVKELGQGYSAFVAQGNRVYTQAQTLQGQYVYCLEAKTGKTIWQYRYDWPYELAGVYPGPRATPTLADGKVIFAAPSGLIGCLDANRGKLIWSRNVLEEFHGTGGDGFGYACSPTVVDQLVILPVGGPDASLVALNLNDGKTVWQAGNRPASYCPAFPIERKGQKLVVGYLENALVIHDLQTGELLLEHELSEGYDEHSAWPLYREPYLWLAAPFRSGSQLLKLPDQFPHSEPLKTVWRSRVMSNDVLSSVLVDGRIYGFDIFDQQSKTQRPSRGKFRCIDFLTGEELWEQGSGRPERSNNDISDELGQSGIIVADGKLILLNERGELILLRQNSEQCDIMARCSVLSGELTWTPPVLYRGCVFIRNQSRAACVYIGNPDLLPTDQATLNLADIPQEAYYDWAGQILSVEPEYAFDLPSTEWLISWYCWSLGLLIISLMLAAVPLWWIPAQHRRRVWIRSYRFIAFLAGALGTTWISLWYQDFIFTWPLCLYIATEPVLESVQFRREGQRAAFWRDYGPLIGLLGVFTFYFLICRRLSLVFEWAFLAGPIGALPAGCSEWYLKPQTPLQVCFALLLKLITFTCFYASGVFVLWLRY, encoded by the coding sequence TTGTTTCTGTTTTTCTTTATTACGACACGAGGTCAGGCGAGCGATCCTAATCCCTTTTTACCCTCTGGTGTGGAAGATCGTGGATGGCCTGATGTTCGGGGCGCTGATTTTGATGCGCATTCTCCGGAAATAAATCTGGCGGACAACTGGTCTGAAGAGGGACCTCCAGTTCTGTGGGTTAAAGAACTGGGGCAGGGATATTCTGCTTTCGTCGCCCAGGGGAATCGCGTCTATACCCAGGCCCAGACTTTACAGGGACAATACGTGTATTGTCTGGAGGCCAAAACGGGAAAAACGATCTGGCAATACCGTTATGACTGGCCTTATGAACTGGCGGGCGTTTATCCCGGACCAAGGGCAACCCCCACGCTGGCTGATGGAAAGGTTATTTTTGCGGCACCCAGTGGACTTATCGGCTGTCTGGATGCGAATCGGGGGAAACTGATCTGGTCCAGAAATGTATTGGAAGAGTTTCACGGTACGGGGGGAGACGGATTTGGTTATGCCTGTTCGCCGACAGTCGTGGACCAATTGGTCATCTTACCAGTGGGCGGTCCAGACGCCAGCCTGGTTGCTCTGAATCTCAACGATGGGAAGACCGTCTGGCAGGCAGGCAATCGACCTGCCAGTTACTGTCCAGCATTTCCGATTGAACGTAAGGGGCAAAAACTGGTGGTGGGTTATCTGGAGAACGCCCTGGTTATCCATGATTTGCAGACAGGAGAGCTGCTGCTCGAGCATGAGTTATCCGAAGGGTATGACGAGCACTCCGCCTGGCCCCTTTATCGAGAACCGTACCTCTGGCTCGCTGCTCCATTTCGTTCTGGCTCTCAGTTACTAAAACTGCCGGATCAGTTTCCACACTCAGAACCGTTGAAAACAGTCTGGCGTTCTCGTGTGATGTCCAATGATGTGTTATCGAGTGTGCTGGTGGATGGGAGGATATACGGTTTTGATATTTTTGATCAACAGTCAAAAACACAACGTCCTTCTCGAGGTAAGTTTCGTTGTATTGATTTTTTGACAGGTGAAGAATTATGGGAGCAGGGATCTGGACGCCCCGAACGATCGAATAATGACATCTCTGATGAACTGGGACAATCCGGCATCATTGTCGCTGATGGAAAACTGATTCTACTGAATGAACGAGGCGAGTTGATCCTGCTTCGTCAGAATTCCGAGCAATGTGATATTATGGCTCGATGTTCGGTTCTTTCTGGGGAATTAACCTGGACGCCCCCCGTGCTGTACCGTGGTTGTGTATTTATTCGAAACCAATCCCGCGCTGCCTGTGTTTATATCGGGAATCCTGATCTGTTACCAACCGATCAGGCTACATTGAATCTGGCTGACATTCCGCAGGAAGCTTACTACGACTGGGCGGGACAGATTCTGTCCGTGGAGCCGGAGTACGCTTTTGATTTGCCTTCGACGGAATGGCTTATCAGCTGGTACTGCTGGTCTCTCGGGTTACTGATCATCAGCCTGATGCTGGCCGCGGTCCCACTCTGGTGGATACCAGCTCAGCATCGAAGGCGAGTGTGGATCCGTTCATACCGCTTCATTGCATTTCTAGCTGGTGCACTGGGAACCACCTGGATCAGTCTCTGGTATCAGGATTTTATTTTCACGTGGCCGTTGTGTCTCTATATTGCGACCGAGCCTGTGCTGGAGTCTGTCCAGTTTCGCAGGGAAGGGCAACGGGCTGCTTTCTGGCGAGATTATGGGCCACTGATCGGTTTACTTGGGGTATTTACTTTCTACTTTTTAATCTGTCGTCGGCTGAGCCTCGTCTTCGAATGGGCGTTCCTGGCGGGACCCATCGGGGCGTTACCTGCAGGTTGCTCGGAATGGTATTTGAAACCTCAGACACCGCTACAGGTGTGCTTCGCTTTGCTATTGAAGCTGATTACATTTACCTGTTTTTATGCTAGTGGAGTTTTCGTCCTCTGGCTGCGTTATTGA
- a CDS encoding sialidase family protein: MKHSIIVAGVCGLLFGAGLFAAEPQTKSVNQIERMEKIADLALIPPALNTSPLPEYGYDKLDYGMTIGIERTPGGRLWACWVAGGDSPKAFFVLATSDDDGETWSQPRLVLDSHSADLPMDRSILVGNLWTDPEGRLWLIFDQSMHMFDGRAGVWATVCSNPDADVPVWSEPRRIWHGVTLNKPTVLSNGEWMLPISLDQREGFGPFKGCFKELDPVRGANVFVSTDKGATWNRRGAARFPNPDWHEHMIVERKDGTLWMLARTSKGIMQTTSRDGGLTWAKPSLPPQIKQPNARFHIRRLASGRLLLIKHGDKIDAHKGRVQLSAWLSEDDGMTWQGGLVLDERKGISYPDGFQAPDGTIYISYDRNRSTDGEILLARFTEQDIMARKLNGPKSRLKILISRATPSDKSKDD, from the coding sequence ATGAAACATTCGATTATTGTTGCAGGTGTTTGCGGGCTCTTGTTCGGTGCGGGACTCTTTGCAGCCGAACCCCAAACGAAGTCGGTAAATCAAATCGAGCGTATGGAAAAGATTGCCGATCTGGCGCTGATTCCTCCTGCTCTGAATACGTCTCCACTACCTGAATATGGCTACGATAAGCTCGATTACGGCATGACAATTGGGATTGAACGTACCCCGGGAGGGCGTCTCTGGGCCTGCTGGGTAGCTGGTGGCGATAGTCCTAAGGCGTTTTTTGTGCTGGCCACAAGTGATGATGATGGAGAGACCTGGTCACAACCCCGTTTGGTCCTCGATTCACATTCAGCTGATTTGCCCATGGATCGCAGTATTCTAGTAGGAAATCTCTGGACCGATCCGGAAGGACGTTTGTGGCTTATATTTGATCAGTCAATGCACATGTTTGACGGGAGAGCTGGGGTTTGGGCCACCGTTTGTAGTAACCCCGATGCTGACGTACCGGTCTGGTCTGAGCCGCGTCGTATCTGGCATGGGGTCACACTGAATAAACCAACGGTACTCTCCAATGGAGAATGGATGCTACCGATTTCCCTCGATCAGCGGGAAGGTTTCGGTCCTTTCAAGGGATGTTTTAAAGAACTGGATCCTGTACGAGGCGCAAATGTGTTTGTATCCACTGATAAAGGGGCAACCTGGAATCGCAGGGGGGCCGCGCGGTTTCCCAATCCGGACTGGCACGAACACATGATCGTCGAACGTAAAGACGGTACTCTCTGGATGCTGGCCCGGACCAGTAAAGGTATTATGCAGACAACATCCCGGGATGGTGGACTAACCTGGGCGAAGCCTTCATTACCTCCCCAGATCAAACAGCCCAATGCCCGCTTTCACATCCGCCGGTTAGCCTCGGGTCGACTGCTATTAATCAAGCATGGTGACAAAATTGATGCGCACAAGGGTCGGGTTCAATTGAGTGCCTGGTTATCAGAGGATGACGGCATGACCTGGCAAGGAGGACTGGTGCTGGATGAACGGAAGGGAATTTCCTATCCCGATGGATTTCAGGCACCGGATGGAACAATTTATATTTCGTATGATCGGAACCGTTCCACAGACGGAGAAATCCTGCTGGCCCGCTTTACTGAGCAGGATATCATGGCTCGCAAACTGAACGGGCCGAAATCCCGACTCAAGATTCTGATCAGCCGGGCGACGCCTTCTGACAAGTCAAAAGATGACTAA
- a CDS encoding SRPBCC family protein yields the protein MLNIRRNPSGNYELETEIFIPCPIKEVFDFFAQPENLETITPPWLNFKIITPGPIEMQAGALIDYQLKLHGIPLRWRTEITEWVPGVRFVDTQLKGPYRLWRHLHTFEEQTDGTLARDHVTYSVYGGALINRLFVQGDVERIFKYRLERLKNLEFATTSQQG from the coding sequence ATGCTGAATATTAGAAGAAATCCCTCGGGGAATTATGAACTGGAAACTGAGATCTTCATCCCCTGCCCCATTAAGGAGGTTTTCGACTTCTTTGCGCAACCTGAGAATCTCGAAACCATTACTCCCCCCTGGCTGAATTTCAAAATCATCACCCCGGGACCGATTGAGATGCAGGCTGGTGCCTTAATTGACTATCAACTCAAGCTGCACGGAATCCCGCTTCGCTGGAGGACAGAAATCACTGAATGGGTCCCCGGAGTCCGGTTTGTCGATACACAACTCAAGGGCCCCTATCGCTTGTGGAGGCATCTACACACATTTGAAGAACAGACCGATGGTACGCTGGCCAGGGACCATGTGACATATTCCGTTTATGGAGGTGCTCTCATCAATCGCCTTTTCGTGCAAGGCGATGTCGAACGGATTTTCAAATACAGACTGGAGCGGCTCAAGAATTTAGAGTTTGCAACGACCAGCCAACAGGGTTAG